Genomic segment of Sulfurovum sp. UBA12169:
GGATCAGCTTCAAACATTGGAAGAAGCTGCTTGTAAGAAAGCCCGATAATTGGATCTCCTCCGATTCCTACTGCCGTAGAGATACCAAATCCTTCTTTGCAAACCTGATTTGCTCCCTCATACGTCAATGTGCCTGATTTGGAAATCAATCCTACATTTCCTTTTTTGAAAATCATACCGGGCATAATCCCTATTTTGCACTCTTCGGCAGTAATGATTCCCGGACAATTTGGTCCAATCGTTTTCATGCCGTGTTTTACAGCGTATGCTTTGGCAGCTTGCATATCCCTTACCGGTGCGCCTTCAGTGATAATTACTGCAAGTTCCACCCCGGCATCCGCAGCTTCCATCACCGCATCAGCGACAAACGCAGGCGGTACAAATACCATAGAAACCGTTGCTCCTGTAGTTGCCACTGCTTCTTTGACTGTATTGAATACAGGCTTGCCTAAATGGACCTCTCCGCCTTTACCCGGAGTAACCCCTCCGACAATTTTTGTTCCATAGGCCATACATTGTTCTGCGTGAAATGTGCCTTCTGAACCCGTAAATCCCTGCACGATGACTTTTGTATCTTTGTTTACCAATATTGACATCTACTACTCTCCTTTTGCTGCTGCTACGGCTTTAGCCGCACCGTCTGCCAAATCTGTTGCTGCAATTACATTGGCTATGTTTGCATTTTTTAAAATTTCAGCTGCTTCGGCCGCATTTGTCCCATCAAGTCTTACGATAACCGGAACATGCACATCTACCATTTTAGTTGCTTCCAAAATACCGTTTGCAATCCTGTCACATCTTACGATCCCGCCAAAAATATTGACAAAAATTGCTTTTACATTGGGGTTTTTCAATATAATTTCAAAACCTTTTGCAACCGTTTCGGCGTTCGCCTTCCCCCCTACATCTAGGAAGTTTGCCGGTGTGCCGCCCATATAATTGATCGTATCCATAGTTCCCATAGCAAGACCGGCACCATTTACCATACAACCTATCTCACCGTCAAGTGCGATATAAGAAAGTCCGTATCGACCCGCTTCTCTTTCGTCCGGATCTTCTTCTGAAACATCTCTCATCTCTTCGATATCCGGATGTCTCCCGAGGGCAGAATCATCAAATCCCATTTTTCCGTCAAGCGCAAGGAAGTCCCCGGAACCGGTTTTAATAAGCGGGTTGATTTCAATCATTTCAGCGTCATTTTCCATATACACATTATAAAGTGCTTTCGCAAATTTAATGAACTTATTTTGCTCATTTTTGTCAATAATTCCAAGACCGAACACTAACTCTCTACCGTGAAAACCTTGAAACCCGATAGAAGGATCAATGGCAACTTTGATGATTTTTTCCGGTGATTTTTCGGCCACCTTTTCAATCTCCATGCCTCCTTCGGTTGAAGCCATAATAACAGGCATTTCTTTGGCACGATCAAGCACTATCCCCAAATAGAGCTCATCTTTAATATCGGCTCCCTCTTCAATATACACCTTTTGAACCAATTTTCCTTCCGGTCCGGTCTGGTGTGTTACCAACGTCATTCCCAGAATTTCGTCGGCAAGCTGTCTAACTTCTTCTTTTGATTTGGCAAGCTTCACACCTCCGCCCAACCCACGGCCGCCGGCATGAATCTGTGCTTTTACTACCCAGATATTTCCACCCAATTCAGACGCGTTTGCCGCAGCCTCATCGGGTGTGTTTGCCACAATACCTCTTGGTGTAGGTACGCCATATTTTTGAAATATTTGTTTCGCCTGATACTCATGAATATTCACGTGTACTCCTTTAAAATTACAATAAGTTAAAATATTATACATTTAACTGAAATAATATTGTATTAATTCAATTATCATCAAGAATGATTTTAGAAAAGTGTTAAATATTTACACAGTTTGATAAAAGTCTAAAGTAGAAGCAGAGGGTTTACCCCTCCTGCTTGTGTAGAATTTTTACATTGTGAATCAATCAAATTCTAAACATTCTACGCTTTAGGAGCAATCATATCCTCTGGACGCACATACTTATCAAACTCTTCCGCACTCAAAAACCCAAGGCTAATCGCTTCTTCTTTGAGAGTGGTTCCGTTTGCATGTGCGGTTTTGGCTATCTTTGCTGCTTTTTCATATCCGATATGCGGGTTCAATGCTGTTACCAACATTAACGAATCATTTAGAAATTTATCGATATTGGATCTTATGGGCTCAATGCCTACAGCACAATTTGTATCAAAACTTCTCATTGCATCTGATAAAAGTTTTATTGACTGCAAAATATTGTAGGCAATAACCGGCTTAAATACATTCAATTCAAAATTGCCCTGGGATGCAGCAATACCAACCGCAACATCATTTCCCATCACCTGAACAGCCACCATTGTCATAGCCTCAGACTGTGTTGGATTTACTTTACCCGGCATAATGGATGAGCCCGGTTCGTTTTCAGGAATAGAAATTTCTCCAATTCCGCATCTAGGTCCGGACGCCAACCATCTAACATCATTGGCTATTTTCATTAAGTTTCCTGCAAGCGCTTTGAGCGCTCCGCTAAGAACTACTTCTGCATCATGCCCTGTAAGCGCATGAAACTTATTTGGCTGAGATACAAATCCATAATCTTTTGCCATAAAACTATTCAGCATTGCTGACACTTTTTGTGAAAACTCAGGGTGCGAATTCAATCCCGTGCCAACTGCTGTACCGCCAATCGCCAATTGACGACAATATATCAACGTATCATTGATTTGCTGCAGATTTGTTTCGAGCATGGCCACATACCCGCTAAGCTCTTGACCCAAGGTAAGCGGTGTTGCATCCTGAAGGTGCGTTCTGCCTATTTTTACGATATCTGTAAATGCATTTGATTTACTTTCAAGCGTTGCCTTGAGCTGATTTAATGCAGGGATAAGATTATCTGTTACTGCGACTACTTCCGCGATACGCATGCCTGTTGGATAAGTATCGTTTGAGCTTTGACCCTTGTTTACATCGTCATTGGGATGTACCAGTTTTTCTTTCGTAAAGTCTCCGCCTAAAATTTCAATCGCTTTGTTTGCAACTACTTCATTAACATTCATATTTGATTGGGTTCCCGAACCTGTTTGCCATACCACCAAAGGAAAATTGTCATCAAGTTCGCCTGCTAAAATAGCGTCACATGCTTTAGTTATCGCTTCAGTTTTTTTATCATCCAGGCGACCAAGTTCATGATTGACCAAAGCGCATGCTTTTTTAAGATTGGCAAAACCGTATATAACTTCAATAGGCATTTTTTCATTGCCTATCTCAAAATTCTGAACCGATCTTTGAGTCTGTGCCGCCCAATACTTGTCCGCAGGAACCCGGACTTCTCCCATGGTATCTTTTTCTATTCTAAAACTCATTTTCATCTCCTTTTGTTCTGCTCTTTTCTTTTAAAAGAGTCTCCCTGCCCTTTGTGCCGCCAATTTAAACCTCCAGTAAACAAAAAGTGATTTCATTTTTTGCTATGCCTCTTCGTTAAAAAACTTTTTATCCTTAAGAACTTGAATCATGGTTTTTACAGACTTTACGCTTTTGGCAAATCGTTTTTTTTGATCCTGATTGAGTGTCATTTCAAACAACTTTTCAACCCCGCTTGCACCCAATGCCACGGGTACCCCGGAAACCACATCAGAATATCCATAATGGCCATCAAGATAGACCGCACAAGGATAAATCTGTTTTGTATCTTTCAAGATGGCTTCAACCATAATGGCTGTTGATTTTGCGGGAGCATAATATGCCGAGCCCGTTTTCAGATAACCAACAATTTCGGCGCCGCCATGTTTTGTACGCTCCACTACCTCTACAATCTCCTCTTCTGTTAAAATATCCGAAAGAGGAACCCCCGCGACCGTAGAAAATTTTGGAAGAGGCACCATATCGTCACCGTGTCCGCCCATTACGGAAGCACGAATCTGTCCGGCACCATAACCAATCTTTTCAAAAATAAAATGGGCCATACGCGCACTGTCTAAAACCCCGG
This window contains:
- a CDS encoding ADP-forming succinate--CoA ligase subunit beta, with the protein product MNIHEYQAKQIFQKYGVPTPRGIVANTPDEAAANASELGGNIWVVKAQIHAGGRGLGGGVKLAKSKEEVRQLADEILGMTLVTHQTGPEGKLVQKVYIEEGADIKDELYLGIVLDRAKEMPVIMASTEGGMEIEKVAEKSPEKIIKVAIDPSIGFQGFHGRELVFGLGIIDKNEQNKFIKFAKALYNVYMENDAEMIEINPLIKTGSGDFLALDGKMGFDDSALGRHPDIEEMRDVSEEDPDEREAGRYGLSYIALDGEIGCMVNGAGLAMGTMDTINYMGGTPANFLDVGGKANAETVAKGFEIILKNPNVKAIFVNIFGGIVRCDRIANGILEATKMVDVHVPVIVRLDGTNAAEAAEILKNANIANVIAATDLADGAAKAVAAAKGE
- the fumC gene encoding fumarate hydratase, class II; translation: MSFRIEKDTMGEVRVPADKYWAAQTQRSVQNFEIGNEKMPIEVIYGFANLKKACALVNHELGRLDDKKTEAITKACDAILAGELDDNFPLVVWQTGSGTQSNMNVNEVVANKAIEILGGDFTKEKLVHPNDDVNKGQSSNDTYPTGMRIAEVVAVTDNLIPALNQLKATLESKSNAFTDIVKIGRTHLQDATPLTLGQELSGYVAMLETNLQQINDTLIYCRQLAIGGTAVGTGLNSHPEFSQKVSAMLNSFMAKDYGFVSQPNKFHALTGHDAEVVLSGALKALAGNLMKIANDVRWLASGPRCGIGEISIPENEPGSSIMPGKVNPTQSEAMTMVAVQVMGNDVAVGIAASQGNFELNVFKPVIAYNILQSIKLLSDAMRSFDTNCAVGIEPIRSNIDKFLNDSLMLVTALNPHIGYEKAAKIAKTAHANGTTLKEEAISLGFLSAEEFDKYVRPEDMIAPKA
- a CDS encoding succinate--CoA ligase subunit alpha is translated as MSILVNKDTKVIVQGFTGSEGTFHAEQCMAYGTKIVGGVTPGKGGEVHLGKPVFNTVKEAVATTGATVSMVFVPPAFVADAVMEAADAGVELAVIITEGAPVRDMQAAKAYAVKHGMKTIGPNCPGIITAEECKIGIMPGMIFKKGNVGLISKSGTLTYEGANQVCKEGFGISTAVGIGGDPIIGLSYKQLLPMFEADPQTEAIVMIGEIGGDLEIQAAKYIKDHITKPVVAFIAGQTAPKGKRMGHAGAIVSGSAGTAKEKMDALEAAGVRVVVSPAEIGKAVKEVLSK
- the mdh gene encoding malate dehydrogenase gives rise to the protein MKKGKKVTIIGAGNVGATVAYILAMNGVCHSVVLRDRNSEIAKGKALDMSQAANAARTHTIVSVAETPEGIADSDIVVITAGSPRLPGMSRDDLLMVNAEITKEVVQEVKTYAPEAIIVMVSNPLDVMTYVALKESGFPKERVVGMAGVLDSARMAHFIFEKIGYGAGQIRASVMGGHGDDMVPLPKFSTVAGVPLSDILTEEEIVEVVERTKHGGAEIVGYLKTGSAYYAPAKSTAIMVEAILKDTKQIYPCAVYLDGHYGYSDVVSGVPVALGASGVEKLFEMTLNQDQKKRFAKSVKSVKTMIQVLKDKKFFNEEA